GCGCGTGCCCGGACAGCGGACGCCGCCCTTGCGTTGCGCGCGGGCGGAGCCGCCTTCGCCGCGCGCTTGGCGGTCGCGCCGCGCCTTGGCGGCTCCGCTACGGCGGCGATGCGACCGGAGGATCCGGTGGACGTGCGTGTGCCCGCGCCGGTCGCGGTCTTCGATGCGGGACGCTTGACGGCCCGCTTGGCGGACTCAGGCTTCAGTCCCTCCTTGGGGGCGGCCTGTTTCCGGGTCGACCCGGGCTTCTTCGCCGCGGTCGTGGCGTTCTTGCCGGCTGCCGGCCCACGCGCGCCTTTTTTCGCTACGCGCCCGGGGGCAGGCGCTTCCGATCGTGCTGTTGGCGTAGCCTCTTGCGCCGCAGGCGCGCCCGAGACCACGGTTGGCCCTGCCCGGCGTCGCGGCGGTTCGCGCGATGCGGCCGCCGGGCGATCCTGCGCAGCGTCGAGGACGTCGAGCGCGTCGAGGCGATCACGCAGTCGCCGCAGTGCGCGCTCGAGGTCGGCGATCTTGCGGTGGGCGCCATCGAGTTCGGTGCGCGTGGGCAGGTCCAGCGCGCGACACACTTGTTCGATCTCGCGCTGCACCGCCTGGCGCAGGCGCATCTGCCCGGCGACCATGTCGGCGTAGGCCTTCCGGAACGCCGGCGACAGCGCGACTTCGGCATAGGCTTCCTCGGCGGCGTCGATCCACAGATCGAACAGCTCGCGCGGCGTCTCGATCGGCGTCGCTGGATCGCGGTCGCCAAGCTTGCGCTCGAAGATGCCGAACGCTTCGCTCGAGGCCTGCATCAACAACGATTCGAAAGCCTGCTGGCTCTGGCGGTAATCGGAGAACGCGCGTGCGGACTTCTGCCAGCGCTCCTGATGTTCGCGCATCAGGCCGAACGTCGGCAGCGAGAACGCGTCGCAGCCGCCTTCCGCACCGTTGACGCCTGACTGCAGGCGCTGGAGCCAGGCAGCCCAGTCCTCCGCGCCGGCGCCGCGCATCGCGCCGAACATCTGGCCGAGCGGATTGGCGCCCAAGGCTTCGCGCCAGGCGCCGGCGATCGCCTGCGGCGATGCATCCCGGCCGGCGAACTGCGTTGCGAGCTGGGCAATCCGCTCGAGCCATGGCGCGGCCGTCGCCTGGAACTGCTTGAACGCGTCCATGGCCGGGTGCTGGGACGCTGCGTCCGGGCTCCACCAGCGCATCGCCTCGCGCCATGGCGCGGCGCCGTCATGCATGCCGGACATGCCCGGCCCACCCGATGCACTGCTGGCGGCCGATTCGCCGCCGGGCATCGTC
The genomic region above belongs to Luteimonas chenhongjianii and contains:
- a CDS encoding poly(R)-hydroxyalkanoic acid synthase subunit PhaE encodes the protein MIERALQESTMFNMGRGPDAQVADLEQLARRYWDTWREALQRTMPGGESAASSASGGPGMSGMHDGAAPWREAMRWWSPDAASQHPAMDAFKQFQATAAPWLERIAQLATQFAGRDASPQAIAGAWREALGANPLGQMFGAMRGAGAEDWAAWLQRLQSGVNGAEGGCDAFSLPTFGLMREHQERWQKSARAFSDYRQSQQAFESLLMQASSEAFGIFERKLGDRDPATPIETPRELFDLWIDAAEEAYAEVALSPAFRKAYADMVAGQMRLRQAVQREIEQVCRALDLPTRTELDGAHRKIADLERALRRLRDRLDALDVLDAAQDRPAAASREPPRRRAGPTVVSGAPAAQEATPTARSEAPAPGRVAKKGARGPAAGKNATTAAKKPGSTRKQAAPKEGLKPESAKRAVKRPASKTATGAGTRTSTGSSGRIAAVAEPPRRGATAKRAAKAAPPARNARAASAVRARAAREPARTPSRVGGLPNQGSVPPIPQAPAPLQDQRGKPRKGKR